In the Chryseobacterium sp. MYb264 genome, one interval contains:
- a CDS encoding peptide MFS transporter, protein MSLTLDEIQNFKGKYPKQIWSLFFSEMWERFCFYGMRGMLVFFMISQLNFHESEANLQYGATQAFVYAFTFVGGLFADKILGFRKSLFWGGILMIVGSIILAIDPHTHFFLGIAFTVVGTGFFKPNISSMVGQLYKPNDSRADAGFSLFYAGINLGALLGGYLCIAIGKGELLANQIPEELRWHLAFGFAAVVMVVSLINFVFTQRSLGSIGLQPGHPENEVKSAPIPKWQEYGVYVLSLIFVPIIMTMVAKTEYTDYFMWTIGPLTLIYLFYEMTKVTTAERKKLWAALVFILFSILFWGIYEQSGGSLSIFAAKNLNKDLLGLDPNGVNNSGGAFFIIFLAPLIGLLWIWLNKRKIEPNTIIKFGLGFIFLGLGYYVLFATRLFANLQGITSLNFFTIALLIITLGELCLSPIGLSIMTKLSTKNLQGMMMGMWFLASAYGQYVAGIIGAGLATAKEGSTNYDALITYTDGYKQLGLYAVIAGVVLILISPFVKKLMQEVK, encoded by the coding sequence ATGAGCTTAACTTTAGATGAAATACAAAATTTCAAAGGAAAATACCCTAAACAAATATGGAGTCTGTTTTTCTCTGAAATGTGGGAACGTTTTTGTTTCTACGGAATGCGCGGAATGCTGGTATTCTTCATGATCTCTCAACTTAATTTTCACGAAAGTGAAGCCAACCTTCAATATGGAGCTACCCAGGCATTCGTTTATGCTTTTACCTTCGTTGGTGGGCTTTTCGCAGATAAAATCCTTGGATTTCGTAAATCTCTTTTTTGGGGCGGAATTTTGATGATCGTCGGGAGCATTATTCTGGCGATCGATCCACATACTCATTTCTTTTTAGGAATTGCATTTACCGTTGTAGGAACCGGTTTTTTCAAGCCAAATATTTCGTCAATGGTTGGTCAGCTTTATAAACCTAATGACTCAAGAGCCGACGCGGGATTCTCACTTTTCTATGCAGGAATCAATCTTGGAGCCTTGCTCGGAGGATATTTATGTATCGCAATCGGAAAAGGAGAACTTCTTGCCAACCAGATTCCTGAAGAATTAAGATGGCATTTAGCATTCGGTTTTGCTGCTGTTGTAATGGTCGTAAGCTTAATTAATTTTGTATTTACCCAAAGAAGTTTAGGCTCTATCGGGCTTCAGCCAGGGCATCCTGAAAACGAAGTAAAATCTGCCCCCATTCCGAAATGGCAGGAATACGGAGTTTATGTTTTATCATTGATCTTCGTTCCGATCATTATGACGATGGTTGCTAAAACAGAATACACCGATTATTTTATGTGGACCATCGGCCCATTGACCTTGATCTATTTATTCTACGAAATGACAAAAGTAACTACGGCTGAACGTAAAAAATTATGGGCAGCACTTGTTTTCATTTTATTTTCGATTCTATTCTGGGGAATTTACGAACAAAGTGGAGGTTCATTAAGTATTTTCGCCGCTAAAAATTTAAATAAAGATCTTCTTGGGTTAGATCCGAATGGAGTTAATAATTCAGGAGGTGCTTTCTTTATTATCTTTTTAGCCCCATTAATTGGATTGCTATGGATTTGGTTGAACAAAAGAAAAATTGAACCGAATACAATTATAAAGTTCGGTTTAGGATTTATTTTCCTGGGTCTTGGTTATTATGTTTTGTTTGCCACCAGACTTTTCGCCAATCTTCAGGGGATTACATCTTTAAATTTCTTTACCATTGCTTTATTAATCATCACTTTGGGGGAATTATGCCTGTCTCCTATAGGATTATCCATCATGACAAAACTTTCAACAAAAAATCTACAGGGAATGATGATGGGAATGTGGTTTTTGGCTTCAGCCTATGGGCAGTATGTTGCCGGCATCATCGGAGCAGGTTTAGCCACCGCAAAAGAAGGCTCTACCAACTATGATGCTCTCATCACTTATACTGATGGATATAAACAATTGGGATTATATGCGGTGATTGCCGGAGTGGTATTAATTTTGATATCTCCGTTTGTGAAAAAATTAATGCAGGAGGTCAAGTAA
- a CDS encoding PDDEXK nuclease domain-containing protein yields the protein MMEISEDSLFQSVKEIITQSREKVFRIANSTLLLTYWQIGKLIVEDEQRGKERAEYGKYTLKNLSKKLTLEFGKGFDYTNLSNMRKFYTAFPIVDALRQQLSWTHYRLLIKLDSSEKMNYYINESIHNNWNYRDLKRQINSLAYERVLRHKKNTNENIQSVLKDPYIFEFLGLKANEKNSEKDIETAIIDHIQKFLLDFGKGFAFVGRQQHISTDTSDFYIDLVFYNYILKCFVIIDLKTGELSHQDIGQIDMYVRMYDDLKRGEDDNPTLGILLCSEKDETIVKYSVLNDKNNLFASKYLLYLPTEEELKQIIDQDRIRFELDQEDNKNLN from the coding sequence ATGATGGAAATTTCCGAAGATTCTTTATTTCAATCCGTAAAAGAGATTATTACCCAGTCGCGCGAAAAAGTTTTTCGAATAGCGAACTCTACCCTATTGCTTACCTATTGGCAAATCGGAAAGCTTATTGTGGAAGACGAACAGCGGGGAAAAGAACGTGCAGAATATGGAAAATATACCTTAAAAAATCTTTCTAAAAAGCTAACTCTGGAATTTGGAAAAGGCTTTGATTATACTAATCTTTCCAATATGCGTAAGTTTTATACTGCATTTCCAATTGTTGACGCATTACGTCAACAATTGAGCTGGACTCATTACAGATTATTAATAAAGCTTGATAGTTCAGAAAAAATGAATTATTATATCAATGAGTCCATTCATAATAACTGGAATTACAGAGATTTAAAAAGACAAATCAATTCACTGGCTTACGAAAGAGTTTTACGACATAAGAAAAATACCAATGAAAACATTCAAAGTGTTTTAAAAGACCCTTATATTTTTGAATTCTTAGGTTTAAAAGCCAATGAAAAAAACTCCGAAAAAGATATCGAAACGGCGATCATCGATCATATTCAAAAATTTCTATTAGATTTTGGAAAAGGCTTTGCCTTTGTTGGAAGACAACAACATATTTCCACGGATACTTCTGATTTTTATATTGACTTGGTTTTTTACAACTATATTCTAAAATGTTTCGTGATTATTGATTTAAAAACCGGAGAGCTTTCACACCAAGATATTGGTCAAATTGATATGTACGTAAGAATGTATGACGATCTAAAACGCGGTGAAGATGACAACCCTACCCTCGGAATTTTACTTTGTTCTGAAAAAGATGAAACCATCGTAAAATATTCAGTTTTGAATGATAAAAACAATCTTTTCGCAAGTAAATATCTTTTATACCTTCCCACAGAAGAAGAATTAAAACAAATCATTGATCAGGACAGAATTCGTTTTGAGCTGGATCAGGAAGATAATAAAAATTTAAATTAA
- a CDS encoding peptide MFS transporter gives MDTVQQKGHPKGLWVLFGTEMWERFNFYGMRAILTLFMVNALRLGESNASIIYGGFLALCYLTPLLGGFIADKFLGNRYCILLGGTLMAIGQFLLFYSATIFDGSLETSKIAFWLGLLVIIFGNGFFKPNISSMVGSLYPAQEKSKLDSAFTIFYMGINIGALLSQYFVPIIADVVVDGQRDIFVFKWGYLAAGIAMVLGTLIFLFLKDKYVVTPEGKPIGAVPSKTNNVEEDGEKAKFSSLSLGITAALFVVLFFVFRYLHVNEVFFSKFEIGSLVKGIIYPIIYASGISLAILILMDKALTKVEIQRILVIYIVSFFIIFFWAAFEQAGSSLTFIADYQTDRKFLFGWEMPASMVQIFNGLFVVILAVPFSILWDKLRAKGKEPVSPLKQAMGLALIALSYFIIAYNVKDLGNSGLLAIKWLVLLYFIQTCGELCLSPIGLSLVGKLSPKRFASLLYGVFFISNAAGYALAGTLGSILPATGDKFMAAEKQGIDLQAVLDKKHDASPKELFILAQYNLAKVDKEKLDKTKIKLTDIIEGNTKKINEIKKVDKKAEIKPEQLSYPSDAELSKLKSENIIKVEYNTFAGFTIHNLFEFFMVFVVLCGIAAVILALISPILKKMMHGVN, from the coding sequence ATGGATACTGTTCAACAGAAAGGTCACCCTAAAGGTCTATGGGTACTATTTGGTACAGAAATGTGGGAGCGTTTCAACTTCTATGGAATGAGAGCTATTCTTACATTATTTATGGTAAATGCTCTTCGTTTAGGAGAATCAAATGCATCTATCATTTATGGTGGATTTTTAGCATTATGTTATTTAACGCCGCTTTTAGGAGGATTTATAGCAGACAAATTCTTAGGAAACAGATATTGTATCCTTTTAGGAGGGACTTTAATGGCAATCGGGCAGTTTTTACTTTTTTATAGTGCAACTATTTTCGACGGCAGCTTAGAAACCTCTAAAATAGCATTTTGGTTAGGTTTATTAGTTATTATTTTCGGTAATGGATTCTTCAAACCAAATATTTCATCGATGGTTGGTAGCTTGTATCCAGCACAAGAAAAATCGAAACTAGATTCTGCATTTACCATTTTCTACATGGGAATTAATATCGGTGCTTTGTTGAGCCAATATTTTGTTCCAATCATTGCAGACGTTGTTGTAGACGGGCAAAGAGATATTTTCGTTTTTAAATGGGGATATTTAGCAGCGGGTATCGCAATGGTTTTAGGAACTTTAATATTTTTATTTCTGAAAGACAAATATGTTGTTACTCCTGAAGGAAAGCCAATCGGAGCAGTACCTTCTAAAACAAACAACGTAGAAGAAGATGGTGAAAAGGCAAAATTTTCATCTTTATCTTTAGGAATTACTGCAGCATTATTTGTTGTTCTCTTCTTTGTTTTCAGATATCTTCACGTAAATGAAGTATTTTTCAGCAAATTTGAGATAGGAAGTTTAGTAAAAGGAATTATTTATCCAATTATATATGCTTCCGGGATTTCTCTTGCAATCCTTATTCTTATGGATAAAGCTTTAACAAAAGTAGAAATCCAAAGAATTCTGGTAATTTACATTGTATCATTCTTTATTATATTCTTCTGGGCTGCATTCGAGCAAGCCGGATCTTCATTGACTTTCATTGCGGATTATCAAACTGATAGAAAATTTTTATTCGGTTGGGAAATGCCTGCATCAATGGTACAGATTTTCAATGGATTATTCGTAGTTATTTTAGCAGTTCCTTTCAGTATTCTTTGGGATAAATTGAGAGCTAAAGGAAAAGAACCTGTATCTCCGCTTAAACAAGCAATGGGATTAGCATTAATTGCTCTTTCATACTTTATTATTGCTTACAACGTAAAGGACCTAGGAAACAGTGGTTTACTAGCTATCAAATGGTTAGTATTACTTTATTTCATTCAAACTTGTGGAGAACTTTGTTTATCACCAATCGGATTATCTTTGGTAGGTAAATTATCTCCAAAAAGATTTGCCTCATTATTATATGGTGTATTCTTTATTTCTAATGCCGCTGGTTATGCTTTGGCAGGAACATTAGGTTCTATCTTACCTGCTACAGGAGACAAATTTATGGCTGCAGAAAAACAGGGAATTGATTTACAGGCTGTTTTAGATAAAAAACATGACGCTTCTCCAAAAGAGTTATTTATATTGGCACAATATAATCTTGCTAAAGTTGATAAAGAAAAATTAGATAAAACAAAGATAAAACTTACTGATATTATCGAAGGGAATACTAAAAAGATTAATGAAATAAAGAAAGTTGATAAAAAAGCAGAGATAAAACCTGAACAACTTTCTTATCCTTCTGATGCTGAATTAAGTAAATTAAAATCTGAAAATATCATTAAAGTAGAATATAATACTTTCGCAGGATTCACAATCCACAATCTATTCGAATTCTTCATGGTATTCGTAGTTCTTTGTGGTATTGCTGCTGTGATTTTGGCATTAATTTCACCCATCTTAAAGAAAATGATGCACGGTGTAAACTAA
- a CDS encoding peptide MFS transporter yields the protein MKTKHPKGLPFLFFTEMWERFGYYLILGIFVLYVIEPTGLKGGLGLPDKTADDIFGTYIALTYLTPFIGGFLADRVLGYIKSIYLGGILMAAGYIGMGVFKDLTLFYSSLALIIIGNGFFKPTISTLLGNLYSEEPYKANKDSGYNIFYMGINIGAFICNIIAAFMRNKFGWGEAFITAGVGMLIGMVIFTIGRKHYIHAAQMKPVQEGDTKLSEIMLKVFVPAIIAGVIGWFIPDNIFGSDSTDAFIFACIPVIYFYASLYFKAKPEEKSSIGALLSVFLISMFFWAVFKQNGTALTRWANYYTERSVPAALEKPLEDIYMVDGKSYENKEVPVYNDQYQSQKDKDGKPLKEQGKDVYFKNINPEQRADLEKNPEKKVYLYNTELFQSINPFWVIALTPVVVGFWALLRRKGKEPLTPTKIVLGLFISGLSCLVMVLAVWAGDNGAVKVSPWWLVASYGVITVGELCLSPMGLSFVSKLSPARITALMMGGFFLANSVGNKLSGILASTWYSYDNKMNYFLVNFALLVFATLLGLSMLKKLNKIMKEKGH from the coding sequence ATGAAGACTAAACATCCTAAGGGATTGCCTTTCCTCTTCTTTACGGAAATGTGGGAACGTTTCGGGTACTATCTTATTCTCGGAATTTTTGTGTTGTATGTGATTGAGCCCACGGGTTTAAAAGGAGGTTTAGGGCTTCCCGACAAAACTGCCGACGACATTTTCGGAACCTATATTGCTTTAACTTATTTAACACCTTTCATCGGTGGATTTTTAGCGGACAGAGTTTTAGGATATATTAAATCGATTTATTTGGGAGGAATTTTAATGGCTGCCGGATATATCGGGATGGGTGTTTTCAAAGATTTGACCTTATTTTATTCTTCATTAGCCTTAATTATCATCGGAAACGGTTTCTTTAAACCAACGATTTCTACCTTATTAGGAAATTTATATTCCGAAGAACCTTATAAAGCCAATAAAGATTCCGGATACAATATTTTTTACATGGGGATCAATATCGGAGCGTTTATTTGTAATATTATTGCAGCATTCATGAGAAATAAATTCGGTTGGGGTGAAGCCTTCATCACGGCCGGAGTCGGAATGCTAATCGGTATGGTGATTTTTACGATTGGTAGAAAACATTATATTCATGCCGCTCAAATGAAACCTGTACAGGAAGGTGATACCAAGCTTTCTGAAATTATGTTGAAAGTTTTCGTTCCTGCTATTATTGCCGGAGTTATCGGTTGGTTTATCCCTGATAACATATTTGGAAGCGACAGTACAGATGCCTTTATTTTTGCCTGTATTCCTGTGATTTATTTTTACGCTTCTCTTTATTTCAAAGCAAAACCGGAAGAAAAATCATCAATTGGAGCTTTGCTATCAGTTTTCTTGATCAGTATGTTTTTCTGGGCAGTTTTCAAGCAAAACGGAACAGCCTTAACAAGATGGGCTAATTATTACACGGAGAGAAGTGTTCCTGCAGCATTAGAAAAACCATTGGAAGATATTTATATGGTGGACGGAAAAAGCTACGAAAACAAGGAAGTTCCTGTTTATAATGATCAATATCAGTCTCAGAAAGACAAAGATGGTAAGCCTCTGAAAGAGCAGGGAAAAGATGTTTACTTTAAAAATATCAATCCGGAACAACGTGCTGATTTAGAGAAGAACCCTGAGAAAAAGGTTTATTTATATAATACAGAATTATTTCAATCCATCAATCCGTTTTGGGTAATTGCATTAACGCCAGTTGTGGTTGGGTTTTGGGCATTACTGAGAAGAAAAGGTAAAGAACCTCTGACTCCGACGAAAATTGTTTTAGGACTTTTCATTTCAGGTTTATCCTGTTTGGTAATGGTTTTAGCAGTTTGGGCCGGAGATAACGGAGCTGTAAAAGTTTCGCCTTGGTGGTTGGTAGCCAGTTACGGAGTCATCACCGTCGGGGAACTATGTCTTTCTCCAATGGGATTATCTTTTGTTTCAAAGCTTTCACCTGCGAGAATTACCGCTTTGATGATGGGAGGTTTCTTCCTTGCCAACTCAGTAGGAAACAAGCTTTCAGGAATTTTAGCAAGTACATGGTATAGCTATGACAACAAAATGAATTATTTTCTTGTAAACTTCGCTTTGCTGGTATTTGCTACACTTTTAGGTCTTTCGATGCTGAAAAAATTAAATAAAATCATGAAAGAAAAAGGACATTAA
- a CDS encoding type II toxin-antitoxin system RelE/ParE family toxin — MKKAKTVISANADFDLKEITEWYNAKNKKLIWVFLKDFKEKVKYISENPLSCEIRYENYRIVFLKKFPFGVHYFYDEEKNVIEIYSVFHASRNPEEWKDRK; from the coding sequence ATGAAAAAAGCTAAAACAGTAATTTCCGCAAATGCAGATTTTGATTTGAAGGAGATTACCGAATGGTATAACGCAAAAAATAAAAAACTAATTTGGGTATTTTTAAAAGATTTTAAAGAAAAGGTAAAATATATTTCTGAAAATCCTCTTTCCTGCGAAATTAGATATGAAAATTACAGGATAGTATTTTTGAAAAAGTTTCCATTTGGAGTTCATTATTTTTATGATGAAGAAAAAAATGTAATTGAAATATATTCTGTTTTCCATGCTTCCAGAAACCCCGAAGAATGGAAAGACAGAAAATAA
- a CDS encoding S9 family peptidase — translation MKKFLLTLTVAAIFQNLSAQEITLDKIYSGYYRGKGIAGITSMKNGENYLVIEQGGIAKYSYKTSQKEGNLVDGQFESYEFSDDESKILLQKGSQPIYRHSFLGVFDVKDLKSGKTVSLNEGKPVQEPRFSPDATKVAFIVDNNLFYQDLNSGKITQITQHGVKNKILNGLADWVYEEEFGHARLYEWTKNSDAILFVKLDETEVPEIYIPIYGKTLYPSEMRYKYPKAGEKNSVASAHIYQLSDGKKTKVNLDSFKHYYIPNVIQTAKADEIVLITSDRIQNASDVLKVNTKTGAVQKLFTETDDKWIDTDSPTLEFLEDNSFLWGSERDGNRHLYWYDKDGKLKKQVTKGNWEVTDYYGFNPKSKEIYVQTTEKGSINKVVSKVNIENGKTQLISNAEGNNSANFSKNYNYFIETSSTAAKPYTFVLKDGNGKTVKELQNNNDQLQKLKADNFTEKEFITIPNDAGDQMNAWIIKPKNFDKNKKYPLFMFQYSGPGSQQVANSWDNGNGIWFEMLAQKGYIVACVDGRGTGYKGAKFKKVTYMNLGKYEIEDQITAAKWFGNQSYIDKSRIGMFGWSFGGYMTSLAMTKGADVFKMGIAVAPVTNWRYYDSVYTERFLRTPQENPDGYDKNSPTEYANLLKGKFLLIHGTADDNVHFQNSMEFSEALIQNKKQFDFMAYPDKNHGIYGGQTRPQLYQKMTDFILENL, via the coding sequence ATGAAAAAATTCTTACTTACGCTCACCGTAGCTGCTATCTTTCAAAATTTATCAGCACAGGAAATTACTTTAGATAAAATATACTCAGGATATTACCGCGGAAAAGGCATTGCCGGAATCACTTCCATGAAAAATGGGGAAAACTATTTGGTGATCGAACAAGGCGGGATTGCAAAATATTCTTACAAAACTTCTCAAAAAGAAGGAAATTTGGTAGACGGACAATTCGAAAGCTACGAATTTTCTGACGATGAGTCTAAAATCCTTTTACAAAAGGGAAGTCAGCCTATTTACAGACATTCATTTTTAGGGGTTTTTGATGTTAAAGATCTTAAATCAGGAAAAACAGTTTCTTTAAATGAAGGAAAGCCCGTTCAGGAACCGAGATTTTCTCCAGATGCAACAAAAGTCGCTTTTATAGTGGATAATAATCTGTTTTATCAGGATTTAAATTCAGGAAAAATCACACAGATTACGCAACACGGCGTTAAAAATAAAATTTTAAATGGTCTTGCTGACTGGGTGTACGAGGAAGAATTCGGGCACGCAAGATTGTACGAGTGGACGAAAAATTCAGATGCAATTCTTTTTGTAAAATTAGACGAAACCGAAGTTCCGGAAATCTACATTCCTATTTACGGAAAGACACTTTACCCAAGCGAAATGCGTTATAAATATCCGAAAGCAGGAGAAAAAAATTCGGTAGCTTCGGCTCATATTTATCAGTTGAGCGACGGTAAAAAAACGAAAGTTAATTTAGACAGTTTTAAGCATTATTATATTCCAAACGTTATTCAGACAGCGAAAGCAGACGAAATTGTTTTGATCACTTCTGACAGAATTCAAAATGCTTCTGATGTGTTGAAAGTGAATACAAAAACGGGAGCTGTTCAGAAATTATTCACCGAAACGGATGACAAATGGATCGATACCGACAGTCCAACTTTGGAATTTTTAGAAGACAATTCTTTCCTTTGGGGTTCTGAAAGAGATGGAAACCGCCATTTATATTGGTATGACAAAGATGGTAAGCTGAAAAAACAGGTGACAAAAGGAAACTGGGAAGTAACAGATTATTACGGATTTAATCCAAAATCTAAAGAAATCTACGTTCAGACCACTGAAAAAGGAAGCATCAACAAAGTGGTTTCTAAAGTGAATATCGAAAACGGAAAAACTCAGTTGATTTCTAATGCAGAAGGAAATAATTCAGCAAACTTCAGCAAAAACTATAATTATTTCATTGAAACATCTTCTACCGCTGCAAAACCTTATACTTTTGTTTTAAAAGACGGAAATGGCAAAACGGTAAAAGAACTTCAGAATAATAATGATCAACTTCAGAAATTAAAAGCTGACAATTTTACAGAAAAAGAATTTATTACGATTCCAAACGATGCCGGAGATCAAATGAATGCTTGGATTATCAAGCCTAAAAACTTTGATAAAAACAAAAAATATCCATTGTTCATGTTCCAATATTCTGGTCCGGGATCTCAACAAGTTGCTAATTCTTGGGACAACGGAAACGGAATTTGGTTTGAAATGCTGGCACAAAAAGGTTATATCGTAGCTTGTGTTGACGGACGTGGAACAGGTTACAAAGGGGCTAAATTCAAGAAGGTAACCTACATGAATTTAGGAAAATATGAAATTGAAGATCAGATTACTGCAGCAAAATGGTTTGGAAATCAATCATACATCGACAAATCAAGAATCGGAATGTTCGGATGGAGCTTCGGAGGTTATATGACCAGTTTGGCAATGACCAAAGGTGCAGATGTTTTCAAAATGGGAATCGCGGTGGCGCCGGTGACGAACTGGAGATATTATGACTCAGTTTACACAGAAAGATTTTTAAGAACTCCGCAGGAAAATCCTGATGGATATGATAAAAACTCACCGACTGAATATGCGAATTTGTTGAAAGGTAAATTCTTATTAATCCACGGAACGGCCGATGATAACGTACATTTCCAAAATTCAATGGAATTCTCGGAAGCTTTAATTCAAAATAAAAAACAGTTTGATTTTATGGCGTATCCTGACAAAAACCACGGAATTTATGGCGGACAAACAAGACCGCAATTGTATCAGAAAATGACTGATTTTATTTTGGAGAATCTGTAA
- a CDS encoding DUF6496 domain-containing protein: protein MSKTKYSEKAQDKIGEVMHEFKEGKLKSSSGQKVTDRKQAIAIGISEAKEAGLKVPKKKKE, encoded by the coding sequence ATGAGCAAGACCAAATATTCAGAAAAAGCTCAGGACAAAATTGGAGAAGTAATGCACGAATTCAAGGAAGGAAAGCTGAAATCTTCTTCCGGACAAAAAGTGACCGACAGAAAACAGGCCATTGCCATCGGTATTTCTGAAGCCAAAGAAGCAGGACTAAAAGTTCCTAAAAAGAAAAAAGAATAG
- the glgP gene encoding alpha-glucan family phosphorylase translates to MDFKNFKIPYSVNPQYSKKVAYFSMEFAIEQVLKIYSGGLGFLAGSHMRSAYNLKQDLVGIGILWKFGYYDQARNHDQTLQPTWTKKMYSFLEDTGIKFQIEIHSAPVWVKVWYLDPETFNTAPMFFLSTDVPENDHISKTICHKLYDANESTKLAQYILLGKGGAKLLDEMNIERDVYHLNEAHGLPAAFHLLKKYNGDLNKVKEKLVFTTHTPEEAGNEKHNFKLCYDMSYFSGFSMEDVKRIEGSDDDRFNHSLCALKMARVANGVSQLHGVVSRAMWSKYPGICEITSITNAQEFKYWADKPLYNAKDERNDTLFDYRKKHLKKRLFKIVADQTGNLFNPNVFTIVWARRFAGYKRADLLLHDKDRFYRLLNNPKYPVQIIWAGKPYPMDYSAISTFNSLVEESKNHKNMAVLTGYELSLSKSLKQGADLWLNNPRVPREASGTSGMTASMNGSINLSTDDGWIPEFAKHGENSFVVPKADYMNMSIYEQDNYDLNKLYEILENEILTTYYDKPDAWRKIQHNSMNDVKDQFNSDRMADEYYRVMYNYKGF, encoded by the coding sequence ATGGATTTTAAAAATTTTAAAATACCGTATAGTGTTAATCCACAATACTCTAAAAAAGTAGCCTACTTTTCGATGGAATTCGCCATTGAGCAGGTACTAAAAATATATTCCGGAGGTTTGGGATTTTTAGCGGGCTCTCACATGAGAAGTGCTTACAATCTTAAACAGGATCTTGTAGGCATCGGGATTCTCTGGAAATTCGGATATTATGATCAGGCGAGAAACCATGATCAGACTTTACAGCCAACCTGGACGAAAAAAATGTACAGTTTTCTGGAAGACACAGGCATTAAATTTCAAATCGAAATTCACAGCGCTCCGGTTTGGGTGAAGGTTTGGTATCTTGATCCCGAAACGTTCAACACAGCTCCTATGTTTTTCCTTTCGACGGATGTTCCTGAAAACGATCATATTTCAAAAACGATTTGTCATAAATTGTATGATGCGAACGAATCTACAAAACTGGCGCAGTACATTTTATTAGGAAAAGGTGGCGCAAAATTGTTAGATGAAATGAACATTGAAAGAGATGTTTATCATTTAAATGAAGCTCACGGACTTCCTGCTGCTTTCCATTTGTTGAAAAAATATAATGGAGATTTAAATAAGGTTAAAGAAAAACTGGTTTTCACCACGCACACTCCTGAAGAAGCCGGAAACGAAAAACATAATTTCAAGCTATGCTACGATATGTCTTATTTTTCAGGCTTCAGCATGGAAGATGTGAAAAGAATCGAAGGTTCTGATGACGATCGTTTTAACCATTCTCTTTGTGCTTTGAAAATGGCGAGAGTGGCCAACGGAGTTTCTCAGCTTCACGGCGTAGTTTCCAGAGCGATGTGGAGTAAATATCCAGGAATTTGTGAAATTACTTCAATCACGAATGCTCAGGAATTTAAATATTGGGCAGACAAGCCGCTTTATAACGCTAAAGATGAGCGTAACGATACTTTATTCGATTACAGAAAAAAACATTTGAAGAAAAGATTATTTAAAATTGTTGCAGACCAAACGGGAAATTTATTTAATCCAAATGTTTTCACCATTGTTTGGGCGAGAAGATTTGCGGGTTACAAACGTGCCGACCTTCTTCTACACGATAAAGACAGATTTTACAGACTTTTAAATAATCCAAAATATCCGGTGCAGATTATCTGGGCAGGAAAACCTTATCCGATGGATTATTCTGCGATTTCTACGTTCAATTCTCTGGTTGAAGAAAGTAAAAATCATAAAAACATGGCGGTTCTTACAGGTTACGAATTGTCTTTGAGTAAATCTTTAAAGCAAGGTGCTGATCTTTGGTTGAATAATCCTAGAGTTCCGAGAGAAGCTTCAGGAACTTCAGGAATGACGGCCTCAATGAACGGATCGATCAATCTTTCTACAGACGATGGCTGGATTCCTGAGTTTGCTAAGCATGGCGAAAATTCTTTCGTTGTTCCAAAAGCAGATTACATGAACATGAGCATTTACGAACAGGATAATTATGATTTAAACAAATTATATGAAATTCTTGAAAACGAAATTCTTACAACCTATTATGATAAGCCTGATGCTTGGAGAAAAATCCAGCACAATTCAATGAACGATGTGAAAGATCAGTTCAATAGTGATAGAATGGCAGATGAATATTATCGCGTGATGTATAATTACAAAGGATTTTAA